The Bacteroidales bacterium genome segment AACTTCAAGCTGAGGCGCAAAATGCCCATCGGTGTAAAGGTTACCCTCCGCCGCGACACCATGTATGAATTCCTCGAAAGACTGATTTCAGTTGCTCTTCCCCGCATCAGGGATTTCAAGGGCATCAACAGCAAATTCGACGGCAAGGGAAATTATACTCTTGGAATCACCGAACAGATTATTTTCCCGGAGATCGACATCGACAAGATCAGCAAGATCCTGGGTATGGAAATAACCTTTGTAACATCGGCCAGGTCTGATGAAGAAGCTTTTGCCCTGTTACGCGAATTTGGATTACCATTTAAGAATACTAAAAAGAGTTAATATATATGGCTAAAGAATCATTGAAAGCCCGCGAAGTAAAGCGCAAGCAGCTTGTTGAGAAATTTGCTGCCAAAAGAGCCAAGCTGAAAGCTGAAGGTGACTTCCAGGAACTGAGCCGCCTGCCCAGGAACTCTAACCCCATTCGGTTACATAACCGTTGCAAACTCACAGGAAGACCAAAAGGCTATATCCGCCAGTTCGGAATCAGCAGAATAGTGTTCAGGGAGCTTGCTTCAAAGGGATTAATTCCCGGTGTAAAAAAGGCCAGCTGGTAATAAAGAATCAAGAGAAAATTATACAGAAATGACAGATCCGATAGCAGATTATTTGACCCGGTTGAGGAACGCGATTTCCGCCCGTCATAAAGTGGTTGAAATACCGTCATCCAACCTGAAAAAGAACCTCACGAAGATTCTTTTCGACAAAGGTTATATACTGAATTATAAGTTTGTCGATGAAGACAAAAAACAGGGAAGCATCAAGATAGCCCTGAAATATCATGCTGAAACCAAGCAGCCCGCCATTCGTTCACTCGAGCGGGTCAGTTCACCGGGCCTTCGCAGGTACGTCGGTTCTGAAGAACTTCCCAGGGTATTAAATGGTCTTGGCATTGCCATCGTTTCCACTTCCAGGGGTGTGATGACCGATAAGGAAGCACGGAATCTGAATATTGGCGGCGAAGTATTGTGTTACGTTTATTAACGGAGGAATTATCAATGTCACGAATTGGAAAACTGCCGATTAAATTGCCCCAGGGCGTAACGGCAACTGTAAAGCCCGATAATACGGTTTCAGTGAAAGGCCCGAAAGGTGAACTTAGCCAGGCTATCGATCCTGATATCAAGGTCGATGTAAAAGACGGCATCGTAAATGTTGAGCGTCCTACAGAGCAAAAGCGTCATAAAGCCATGCACGGCTTGTACCGCGCTCTGATCAACAATATGGTACACGGAGTTTCACAGGGATATGAAATCAAAATGGAAGTAGTGGGTGTAGGTTACAAGGCTGAAGCAAAAGGCCAGATCCTTGAACTCAGCCTCGGTTATTCCCATGATATTCATTTCCAGGTTCCTGATGAAGTAAAAGTGGAAGCCAAAACCGAAAGAAGAAGTAACCCGGTTATAACACTCACCAGCAATGACAAACAGCTGATCGGACAGGTAGCTGCAAAGATCAGGTCATTCCGTGAACCCGAACCCTATAAAGGTAAAGGTATTAAATTCGTGGGCGAAGTGCTCAGGAAGAAGGCCGGTAAATCTGCAACAGCCAAATAATACATAAAAAACTGAAGTATGGCTTTAACAAAAATTGAACGCAGGAAAAGAATAAAAATGCGTATCCGTAAAGAGCTTTACGGAACAAAGGAAGTTCCCCGCCTGACGGTTTTCAGGAGCAACAAGCAGATCTATATTCAGATCATTGACGACTCCGAGGGAAAAACATTGTTATCTGTTTCCTCAACGGTTAAGGAAATTGCCGAAAAGAAAGGGTTAACCAAGGTTGATCAGGCTAAGCTGGTTGGTAAACTGGCCGCTGAAAAATCAAAGGAAAGCGGAATCACCTCGGTGATATTCGACCGCAATGGTTACCTGTATCACGGTAGAGTAAAAGCACTGGCTGAAGCTGCCAGGGAAGGTGGACTTAAATTTTAACTATTATTATGTCAAACGTAAGCATTAGAAGAGTAAAGACTACAGACCTCGATCTGAAAGACCGTCTGGTTAGTATTCAACGTGTGACCAAGGTTACAAAAGGAGGTCGGACCTTCAGTTTCTCTGCCATTGTTGTGGTTGGCAATGAAGACGGCATAGTAGGTTACGGATTGGGTAAAGCCAATGAGGTTACCACAGCCATTGCCAAAGGCGTAGAGGATGCAAAAAAGAATCTTATCAAGGTTCCGGTATATAAAGGTACTATTCCTCACGAACAGCTTGCCAAATACGGCGGTGCACAAGTATTCCTGAAACCCGCATCAAGCGGTACAGGTGTTAAGGCCGGCGGTGCTATGCGCGCTGTTCTTGAAAGTGTGGGAGTGCATGACGTGCTTGCCAAATCGAAAGGTTCATCAAACCCCCATAATTTGGTAAAAGCAACTTTCAATGCACTGCTGCTTATGCGTGATGCCTATACCATCGCACAGCATCGCGGTATCACTATGGACAAGGTATTTAACGGTTAATGCAGACAATTATACCAATGGCTAAAATACGAATCACACAGGTTAGAAGCAGGATTCACTGCACCAAAAGGCAAAAACTCAATCTTGATGCCCTTGGACTCAGAAAACTTAATGCATCTGTAGAGCATGAAGCTACTCCCCAGATCTTAGGTATGGTGAACAAAGCAAAACATTTGGTTACAGTAACAGAACTCTAATTTTAAAGATATTTTACTACTATGGATCTTAGTAATTTAAAACCAGCCAAAGGATCAATCAAGAAGAGCAAGCGACTCGGCCGCGGCCAGGGATCAGGAAGAGGCGGAACTTCTGCAAGAGGTCATAAAGGCGGACAATCAAGATCAGGGTATACCCGGAAGATTGGTTTTGAAGGAGGACAGATGCCTTTGCAGCGCCGTGTTCCGAAATTCGGTTTCAATAACATCAGCCGCAAAGAATACAAGGGCATTAATATTTCTACCCTTCAGACACTTGCTGATTCCAGGAAATTATCAGCCATTGATGTTCAGACCCTTGCTGAGGCAGGTCTGATTTCAAGGAACGATCTTGTGAAGATTCTGGGTAACGGTACTCTCACCGCTAAACTCGATGTAAAAGCTCATGCGTTCTCTAAATCAGCCAAAGCCGCAATCGAAGCTTTACAGGGAACAGCAACCATAATCTGATACCCTCATGAAATCATTTATCCAGACACTAAAGAACATTTACAAGATTGAGGAACTGCGGACAAGGATTCTTTATACCTTGTTTATCATTCTCGTTTACAGGCTCGGATCAAAAATCGTTTTACCCGGTGTTGATCCCGCCATGCTTGAAGCATTTGCATCAAGAACACAGCAGGGAGTCCTCGGATTGCTTGATATGTTTTCAGGAGGTGCTTTCTCAAGGGCATCTATTTTCGCATTGGGAATCATGCCCTATATCTCGGCATCCATTATCATTCAGCTGCTCACTATAGCGGTCCCTTACTTCCAGCGTATGCAGAAGGAAGGTGAAAGCGGACGCCGCAAGATGAACCAGATTACACGCTATCTTACCGTGGTTGTGCTTGTTCTCCAGGCACCCGCTTATCTTACACAGATTCCGGTAGATGCCAGGGTTCTCAAGCCGGTAATGTTCCAGTTCTCTTCCATAGCCATTCTAACGGCCGGTACAATTTTTGTCATGTGGCTGGGCGAACGTATAACAGAAAAAGGTATCGGTAACGGTATTTCTCTGATCATTATGATTGGTATTATTGCCCGCCTTCCTTTCGCGTTGTCGAGCGAACTTACCGATCGACTGAACGGTCAGGGCGGCCTTGTTGCTTTCCTGGTTGAAATTGTTTTCCTGCTGGTGGTTATTGCGGTGAGCATACTCCTTGTGCAGGGAACCCGCAGAATACCGGTACAATATGCCAAACGTATCGTAGGCAATAAACAGTATGGCGGCGTTCGTCAGTATATCCCTCTTAAGGTAAATGCTGCCGGTGTTATGCCCATTATCTTTGCCCAGGCCATCATGTTTCTCCCGCTCTCTTTTGCCCGTTACACAGGCAACGGAGCCATGAGCAACTTTTTGGCGGCCTTTTCACGGTACACCAGTGTTTGGTACAATGTCATTTTTGCGCTGTTAATCATACTTTTTACGTATTTTTACACCGCAATTATCATGAATCCGACCCAGATGGCGGAGGATATGAAGAAAAACGGCGGTTTTATACCGGGTGTAAAACCCGGAAAAAAGACAAGCGAGTTTATTGATTCGGTCATGTCGAAAATTACATTACCCGGTTCAATATTCCTGGCAATTGTTGCAATCCTTCCGGCCTTCGCGGGTTTGGTGGGAATACAGCAAAGTTTTGCCCAATTCTTCGGAGGCACATCGCTTCTGATTCTTGTGGGCGTTGTGCTGGATACTCTGCAGCAGATAGAAAGCCATTTGCTGATGAGGCATTATGACGGACTGATGAAGTCGGGTCGTGTAAAAGGAAGAGCAGGCGGTATCGCCTCTTCCATGTAAAAAACAGGTTGAAGTTCTTTGATGATTCATTATAAAACAGCGGAAGAAATCGAATTGCTAAGAGCAAGCAATTTGCTGGTCTCCAAAGCCCTGGCTGAGGTTGCCAAGCGAATTGCACCCGGTGTGACCACACTGGAGCTCGACAACGTAGCCGAACAGTTCATTCGCGACAATCATGCCATACCGGCATTCCTGGGATATAAAGGATACCCGAAAACCCTGTGCACTTCGGTGAATCAACAGGTAGTTCACGGAATCCCTTCAGGATATACATTGAAAGATGGCGACATCGTTTCGGTTGATTGCGGCGCGCTTTTCCAGGGCTATTATGGCGATTCGGCATATACATTTGCTGTCGGAGAAATTCCCGAACGTGTTAAGCTGTTGCTGAAAACTACCCGCGAGTCGCTTTTCAAAGGCATCGAACAGGCCATTGACGGTAAACGGGTTGGTGATATAAGCAACGCGGTACAGGAACACTGTGAACTTCAGAAGTTTTCTGTTGTTCGTGAGATGGTCGGACACGGAATAGGGAAGGGATTGCATGAAGCACCTGAAGTGCCTAACTACGGCAAACGCGGACACGGTCCAAGATTGCAGAGCGGCATGGTGATCTGTATCGAACCCATGATCAACATGGGAAAAAAAGACATCACACAGGATTCAGACGGTTGGACAATCCAGACAGCAGACAGGCAACCTTCAGCCCATTTTGAATTGTGTGTGGCTATAGGAAAAATCAAAGCCGATATTCTTTCAACATTTGAATACATTGAAGCAGTATATAAAAATTAAAACCGCGAAGATCATATATGTCAAAACAACCATCCATTGAACAAGATGGAGTGATTAAGGAAGCTCTTTCAAATGCAATGTTCCGCGTGGAATTGCAGAACGGGCACATAATTACGGCTCACATATCAGGGAAAATGAGGATGCACTATATCAAGATCCTTCCCGGCGATAAAGTGAGGGTTGAGATGTCACCCTATGATCTTACAAAAGGTAGAATAACATTCAGGTACAAATAATTTACTGATCAACATGAAAGTAAAAACATCCATTAAGAAACGCACTGCCGACTGCAAAATCGTACGCAGAAAGGGACGTTTATACGTGATTAACAAAAAGAATCCCAAGTATAAACAGCGCCAGGGCTGATAACATTGTTAACATTTTAATTATATAAAAATTATATGGCTAGAATCGTTGGTGTCGATTTACCAAAGAATAAAAGGGGTGAAATAGGCCTGACCTATATTTTCGGTCTGGGACGCAGCTCAGCACAGAAAATTCTGGAAAAAGCAGGCGTTGACAGGAATGTAAAAGTAAAAGACTGGACTGATGAGCAGGTTAACCTGATCAGAAAAGTGATCAATGAAAATTACAAGGTGGAAGGTGAACTTCGTTCGAATGTTCAGCTGAATATTAAACGCCTGATGGACATTGGTTGCTACCGGGGAGTCAGACATCGTCTGGGACTGCCTGTAAGAGGCCAGAGTACGAAAAACAATGCCCGTACCCGTAAAGGTCGCAGGAAAACTGTTGCTAACAAAAAGAAGGCTACCAAATAAGGAATAAATTATGGCAAAGAAAGCTGGAATTACAAAAAAGAAAGTTGTTAAGGTTGACCCTGTAGGCCAGGCACACGTGCATGCCTCATTCAACAACATCATCATTTCACTTACAAACAGCCAGGGACAGGTTATATCCTGGGCCTCTGCAGGTAAAATGGGCTTTAAGGGTTCAAAAAAGAACACTCCTTATGCTGCCCAGGTAGCCGCTGCAGATTGTGCAAAAGCAGCATTTGACATGGGCCTTCGCAAGGTAAAAGCTTTTGTTAAAGGTCCCGGCGCCGGCAGGGAATCAGCTATCAGAACCATTCATACAGCAGGTATAGAGGTTACTGAAATCGTTGATGTTACTCCTCTTCCTCATAACGGTTGCAGGGCACCCGGAAGAAGAAGGGTATAATTGAATTCGGCAATATATTAGAGAATAATAATTTACTTTAACAATGGCAAGATATACTGGACCTAAAACCAAGATAGCAAGAAAATTTGGAGATCCCATTTACGGACCGGATAAGAGTTACGATAAGAAGAATTATCCCCCGGGACAACATGGTGCCAATAAGAAAAGAAAGAAATCATCAGAATACGGCATTCAGCTTCGTGAAAAGCAGAAAGCCAAATATACTTACGGCGTGCTCGAAAGACAGTTTGCAAACCTTTTCGATAAAGCACAGCGCAGCAAGGGTGTTACCGGTGAGGTATTGCTCCAGCTTCTCGAATCACGTCTCGACAACGTGGTTTTCAGGCTTGGCATTTCACCTTCACGTTCAGGTGCCCGTCAGCTTGTTTCACACCGTCATATAACCGTTAACGGTGAAGTGGTTAACATCCCTTCATTCTCCGTTAAACCCGGTGACATTGTGGGCGTTCGTGAAAAATCAAAATCTCTCGAAGTCATTCATAATTCCCTTGGTTCACGCAGGGTTAACGTAACCTGGCTCGAGTGGGACGGTGCACAGATGGCCGGTAAGCTCATCAACCGCCCCGAACGCGACCAGATTCCGGAAACCATTAAGGAACAGTTGATCGTTGAGTTGTATTCCAAGTAATAGAATAGAAGAATATTCTAATAATCGAAATCTTAAATAAACAATATGGCCATATTAGCTTTTCAGAAGCCCGATAAGGTGATTATGATCGAATCGGACGACAGGTTCGGTAAGTTCGAATTTCGTCCGCTGGAACCCGGATACGGTATTACCATCGGTAATTCCCTTCGCAGGATCCTTCTTTCATCCCTTGAGGGTTACGCGATAACAGCTATCAAAATTGACGGAGTTGAACATGAGTTTGCCTCCATCACCGGCGTCATTGAGGATGTGGTTGAAATCATCCTCAATCTGAAACAGATCAGGTTCAAACGCCTGGCAGACGACGTGAATGATGAAAAAATAATGGTGACACTGTCGGACCAGACTTCATTCAAAGCCGGTGACCTGAACCGTTTCCTCAGCAACTTCGAAGTGCTGAATCCCGAACTGGTGATCTGCCATATGGAAAAGGATGTGGAACTCCGCATGGAATTCCATGTAAACAAGGGCAGGGGATATGTTCCGGCAGAAGAGAACAAACCCTTTGATGCCGAATTCGGTCTCATTCCTATCGATTCTATCTTCACACCCATTAAGAATGTGAAGTATTCAGTTGAAAATTACCGCGTAGAGCAGAAAACCGACTATGAAAAACTCCTTATGGAAATTCTTACCGATGGTTCGATCCATCCGAAAGACGCCCTCAAGGAAGCAGCTAAAATTCTGATCTACCACTTCATGCTCTTCTCCGATGAAAAGATCACTCTTGATTCCGAAGAAAGAGCCGCCAACGAGGAATTCGATGAAGAAGTTCTCCATATGAGGCAACTGCTCAAAACCAAACTCGTTGATCTTGACCTTTCAGTCAGGGCACTGAACTGCCTTAAAGCTGCTGAAGTTGAAACTCTTGGTGATCTTGTTAAATTTAACAAAAACGACCTCCTGAAATTCAGGAATTTCGGTAAGAAATCGCTCACTGAGCTTGATGAACTGCTCGAAACCATGAATCTTTCATTTGGGATGGATATTGCCAAGTATAAGCTCGACAGAGATTAATTTTAACCTTACAGGGAACAAAAGAGATACCCACTGATTAAATTTTAGGATTATCATGCGACATAATAATACAAATAATAATTTAGGACGAAAAAGCGCTCACCGTAAGGCTATGCTTTCGAACATGGCATCTTCACTGATACTTCACAAGCGCATTAAAACCACCACTGCCAAAGCAAGGGCATTGAGGGTTTTCATTGAGCCGATTCTTACCAAATCGAAAGAGGATTCAACGCATTCACGCCGGTTGGCTTTCACCTACCTGCAGGATAAGGATGCCGTTTCAACTCTCTTCAGGGATGTATCGCCGAAGATTGCTGACAGACCGGGTGGATATACCCGTATTCTGAAAATCGGAGCCCGCGCTGGTGACGCTGCTGATATGTGCTATATCGAGCTCGTTGATTTCAACGAAGCCATGCTGGGTGCAACCGCAGCTGCCGAAACCAAGACAACCCGCCGCAGCCGCAGAGGTTCAAAGAAAGGTACCGCTGAAGCCAAGCCCGCCGCTGAAAAGGAACCGAAAGCTGCAAAAAAAGCAGCTCCCAAAGCAGCCGCTAAGGAAGAAAAGGCTCCCGAACAGCCCGCAGAAGGCGATGCAACAGAAACAAAAGAATAATTTCTAAAGCCTAAAAATAAACTATCATGGGACAAATAGCACATGTTCATGCACGTGAAATCCTTGATTCAAGAGGTAATCCTACTATTGAAGTTGAAGTGATTCTCGAAAGCGGTTTTGTCGGCCGTGCCGCTGTTCCGTCAGGAGCATCCACAGGTGAAAACGAAGCCCTCGAACTTCGTGACGGCGACAAGAAAAGATACCTTGGAAAAGGCGTTCTTAAAGCCGTTGATAATGTTAATAACATCATTGCAAAAGAAATCATCGGCATGAATGCCCTTGACCAGGTTGCCATTGATAAAAAAATGCTCGCTCTCGACGGAACAAAAACCAAGAGCAAGCTCGGTGCCAACGCTATCCTCGGTGTTTCACTGGCCACGGCAAAAGCTGCCGCCATGTTTCATGATATGCCACTGTACCGCTATATCGGAGGTGTAAACGCTAAAGTTCTCCCCGTTCCGATGATGAACATCATTAACGGTGGTTCGCACAGCGATGCCCCCATTGCATTCCAGGAATTCATGATCCGCCCCATCGGCGCTCCCAGTTTCCGCGAAGGCCTCCGCATGGGCGCTGAAGTTTTCCATTCATTGAAAAAAGTATTAAAAGAACGGGGTCTCAGCACTGCAGTTGGCGATGAAGGTGGTTTCGCACCCACTCTCAAAGGCACTGAAGATGCTCTCGAATCCATTATAAAAGCTATTGAAGCAGCCGGCTACAAACCCGGACGTGCTTCCGAAGGCGGACAGGTTTCAATCGGCCTCGACTGTGCAGCTTCCGAATTCTACGAAAACGGCAAATACAACTATGCCAAATTCGAAGGACCAAACGGTGCAGTTCGTTCATCTGCCGAACAGGTTGCTTTCCTCGAAAGCCTGATTAACAAATATCCCATTGACTCGGTTGAAGACGGAATGTCGGAACACGACTGGGATGGCTGGAAACTGCTTACCGAAAAAGTCGGCAGCCGCTGCCAGCTCGTTGGTGATGATTTATTTGTAACCAATGTTGAATTCCTTAAGAAAGGTATCGATATGGGTTGCGCCAATTCAATCCTGATCAAGGTTAACCAGATCGGATCACTCACCGAAACTCTTGATGCTATCGAAATGGCACACAGAGCTGGTTATACAACGGTCACTTCACACCGCTCGGGCGAAACTGAAGATGCCACTATCGCTGACATCGCAGTAGCTACCAATTCGGGTCAGATAAAGACCGGTTCACTGAGCCGCTCCGACCGTATGGCCAAGTACAACCAGCTTCTCCGCATTGAGGAAGAACTGGGCGATCTGGCGATTTACGGATATAAGAAGTAATACTAAGCCGTCATTACGCCTGCACAGGCAATACGCAATAAGTAGAACAACATCAAGGGCTGTCCAACAGGACAGCCTTTTTTATTTTCGGCTTAAGCCACCCAAATTACGGTTTACATCATCTGAACTATTGCCCGGGCTTTTGTTCTAACTGGTATTGACATCCCCTTATATATTAACTAACTTTAGTTAGAATATCCGGAAAGTCCGCCACTGATGGTTAGGGTTCTTGGATAATTTTCTGACGCCCTTTCAGGGCTGAAGAAGGATTTCGGCCAATTACACAGGGTTACACCCTGTGCTGGGTTATGCCGCCCTTTCAGGGCTATTCATAAGAATTATCTGGTGAATAAAGAGTCAACCTGAAAGGGTGAAATATACAGGCACAGGGTTAAACCCTGTGTTTTCAGCCATTGCGTCCCTATCGTTCCTATGGTCCCTAACGTCCCTAAAACAAAAAAATGCTTAAATTTTATTTAACTTTTACTGTCTCACACTTAAACAAAACAACCGTTAGGCTGTTTTATTTTTAATGAACGAGTCCCTGGTTGTTCCTGATTCATTAAAACTAATTCATATTCCTAATTTAAAAATTATTTCCCATGGCCGGACTTAAGGAAACTCTCTACCGAAAGATTCAGACCTGGCGCCCCAGGATTAAGAATCTGATGGATGAGCACAGTGATGTTGTGGTGGACACCGTAACAATTGGAAAATTGTTGGGAGGCATGCGTGAACTGAAGTGCCTGGTGACCGACATTTCGTATCTCGATCCGAATGAAGGAATTCGGTACAGAAATTACACACTTCCTGAACTGTTCGCGAAACTTCCACGCCCCAAAGGCTCTGAAATGCCTTACGTAGAAGGTGTGTTTTATCTTCTTCTTACCGGCGATCTTCCCACCGAGGAAAATGTAGCCGATGTACTCGACGAATTCAAGAAACGGCGGGTTCTTCCCAGGTATATTATTGAAATCATCGATGCCTTTCCGAAGGGTACACCGCCTATGGTGATCTTTTCAGCGTCTATACTGGCCATGCACAGGGAATCATTTTTTGCAAGGAAATATGATGCAGGGCTTAAAAAGGAAGATTACTGGGATCCGACATATGAAGATGCCATGAACCTCCTGGCCAAGCTTCCCGAGATAGCAGCCTGTATTTATCATAAAGCATACCGTGAAGGCCACAGGGAATTTTCTGACCCCAACCTCGACATGGGAGCGAACTTTGCCCATATGCTGGGCATTCCCAAACCCTACGATGATGTATCAAGAATGCATTTCATATTGCACAGTGACCATGAAAGCGGCAACGTGAGTGCACACGCCGGGCATCTTGTTGCCAGTTCGCTTTCGGATATCTACCTGGCCATATCATCCATGATCAACGGCCTGGCTGGTCCGTTGCACGGACTTGCCAACCAGGAGGTGCTGCGCTGGTTACATGACCTGCGCGAAAAAGTCGGACAGGATGAGCCTACCGAGGAACAGGTGAAGAAATTCGTGTGGGATACCCTTAAATCGGGCCAGGTTATCCCCGGGTTCGGCCACGCCGTATTGCGCATCACCGATCCCCGTTATATGATACAGCGCGAAT includes the following:
- a CDS encoding citrate (Si)-synthase yields the protein MAGLKETLYRKIQTWRPRIKNLMDEHSDVVVDTVTIGKLLGGMRELKCLVTDISYLDPNEGIRYRNYTLPELFAKLPRPKGSEMPYVEGVFYLLLTGDLPTEENVADVLDEFKKRRVLPRYIIEIIDAFPKGTPPMVIFSASILAMHRESFFARKYDAGLKKEDYWDPTYEDAMNLLAKLPEIAACIYHKAYREGHREFSDPNLDMGANFAHMLGIPKPYDDVSRMHFILHSDHESGNVSAHAGHLVASSLSDIYLAISSMINGLAGPLHGLANQEVLRWLHDLREKVGQDEPTEEQVKKFVWDTLKSGQVIPGFGHAVLRITDPRYMIQREFALKHMSDDLIFKYVDLLYKVVPPILREQGKAKNPWPNVDAHSGAIQWHYGVKEYDFYTVLFGIGRSIGICANIIWDRALNYPLERPKSVTTEMLEKIALGQKVELE
- the eno gene encoding phosphopyruvate hydratase gives rise to the protein MGQIAHVHAREILDSRGNPTIEVEVILESGFVGRAAVPSGASTGENEALELRDGDKKRYLGKGVLKAVDNVNNIIAKEIIGMNALDQVAIDKKMLALDGTKTKSKLGANAILGVSLATAKAAAMFHDMPLYRYIGGVNAKVLPVPMMNIINGGSHSDAPIAFQEFMIRPIGAPSFREGLRMGAEVFHSLKKVLKERGLSTAVGDEGGFAPTLKGTEDALESIIKAIEAAGYKPGRASEGGQVSIGLDCAASEFYENGKYNYAKFEGPNGAVRSSAEQVAFLESLINKYPIDSVEDGMSEHDWDGWKLLTEKVGSRCQLVGDDLFVTNVEFLKKGIDMGCANSILIKVNQIGSLTETLDAIEMAHRAGYTTVTSHRSGETEDATIADIAVATNSGQIKTGSLSRSDRMAKYNQLLRIEEELGDLAIYGYKK